Proteins from a single region of Artemia franciscana chromosome 20, ASM3288406v1, whole genome shotgun sequence:
- the LOC136039852 gene encoding uncharacterized protein LOC136039852 isoform X1, whose translation MDIITLLYTCIVVIPRHCLSLPFSYELVRPLSEKDHFPSPISLETSHGDKNPVIEGRYVVRRLTLQRPNMIVERMKKRKMRKLIKDESMKLEGKKNVFQGKVKCWKILGENSQKKQNLVAVRRKEPLSNSPNRRKIPKECTDSSITRTQEISPLILSSVVHLPMPSTEILEENDINLRGYDLILGASSDNPLMILNEQNTSKTFSPEKKEDPTTSAETNLSMERHVVEILAGTEIPSLIYKVPLTLQEEEVLSDGVNKVDKNELAKETEAKQLSKDLDPVSDQNLTSKMKNLKENNVPAESKKGNQQNKTQENSDTNQSFEVFLRITDSDSFRTGDKDKDNDKKLEKPRQENGIVSDSKKDEANYASQVENGETNMPFLKAHNKYDKRKRTNKANDHTKNGIKLSHDKITQNETKIEISRKKSNNKSQEQPKKKVKSQRDPGNTPNVFDNPLAAMMFGMAHLATGANSNMEFFKM comes from the exons ATGGACATTATAACACTTTTATAT ACTTGCATAGTGGTTATCCCAAGACATTGTTTATCTCTACCATTTAGTTATGAGTTGGTGAGGCCCTTATCAGAAAAAGACCATTTCCCATCGCCAATTTCTCTTGAAACATCACATGGAGACAAAAATCCTGTCATAGAG GGAAGGTATGTTGTGAGAAGACTAACATTGCAGAGACCTAATATGAtagttgaaagaatgaagaaaagaaaaatgaggaaaTTAATAAAGGATGAGTCTATGAAATTAGAAggcaagaaaaatgtttttcaggGGAAAGTAAAGTGTTGGAAAATATTAGGCGAAAATTCACAAAAGAAGCAAAATCTTGTGGCAGTTAGACGAAAGGAACCTTTGTCGAATTCTCCTAACAGGCGCAAAATCCCTAAAGAGTGTACTGACAGTTCCATTACTAGAACACAAGAAATCTCCCCTCTCATATTAAGCAGTGTCGTACATTTACCAATGCCATCTACTGAAATACTTGAAGAAAACGATATCAACTTAAGAGGGTATGATCTTATTTTGGGTGCAAGTTCAGACAATCCATTGATGATATTGAATGAGCAAAATACCAGTAAAAcattttccccagaaaaaaaggaagacccAACAACAAGTGCTGAAACTAACTTATCAATGGAACGCCACGTTGTTGAAATTTTGGCGGGTACAGAAATTCCATCATTAATTTATAAGGTACCTTTGACCCTACAAGAAGAAGAGGTGCTGTCAGATGGAGTAAATAAAGTGGATAAAAATGAACTAGCTAAAGAAACAGAGGCAAAACAACTTTCCAAAGACCTCGATCCTGTCTCTGATCAAAACTTGACtagcaaaatgaaaaatttgaaggaAAATAATGTTCCTGCCGAGTCTAAAAAAGGCAATCAACAAAATAAGACTCAAGAAAACTCCGATACAAACCAAtcatttgaggtttttttgAGAATAACGGATTCAGATAGTTTTCGAACTGGTGATAAGGATAAGGACAATGACAAAAAGCTTGAAAAGCCAAGGCAGGAAAATGGTATTGTCAGTGACTCAAAGAAAGATGAAGCAAATTATGCCAGTCAGGTTGAAAATGGAGAAACTAATATGCCTTTCTTAAAAGCACACAACAAGTATGACAAAAGAAAACGTACTAATAAGGCAAATGATCATACTAAAAATGGTATCAAACTTTCACATGACAAGATTACTCAGaacgaaacaaaaatagaaatttccagaaaaaaatccaataatAAAAGTCAAGAACAACCGAAGAAAAAGGTCAAGAGCCAAAGAGACCCTGGCAATACCCCGAACGTATTTGACAATCCACTAGCAGCAATGATGTTTGGTATGGCTCACTTAGCGACTGGTGCGAATAGTAACATGGAGTTTTTTAAGATGTAA
- the LOC136039852 gene encoding uncharacterized protein LOC136039852 isoform X2, whose translation MIVERMKKRKMRKLIKDESMKLEGKKNVFQGKVKCWKILGENSQKKQNLVAVRRKEPLSNSPNRRKIPKECTDSSITRTQEISPLILSSVVHLPMPSTEILEENDINLRGYDLILGASSDNPLMILNEQNTSKTFSPEKKEDPTTSAETNLSMERHVVEILAGTEIPSLIYKVPLTLQEEEVLSDGVNKVDKNELAKETEAKQLSKDLDPVSDQNLTSKMKNLKENNVPAESKKGNQQNKTQENSDTNQSFEVFLRITDSDSFRTGDKDKDNDKKLEKPRQENGIVSDSKKDEANYASQVENGETNMPFLKAHNKYDKRKRTNKANDHTKNGIKLSHDKITQNETKIEISRKKSNNKSQEQPKKKVKSQRDPGNTPNVFDNPLAAMMFGMAHLATGANSNMEFFKM comes from the coding sequence ATGAtagttgaaagaatgaagaaaagaaaaatgaggaaaTTAATAAAGGATGAGTCTATGAAATTAGAAggcaagaaaaatgtttttcaggGGAAAGTAAAGTGTTGGAAAATATTAGGCGAAAATTCACAAAAGAAGCAAAATCTTGTGGCAGTTAGACGAAAGGAACCTTTGTCGAATTCTCCTAACAGGCGCAAAATCCCTAAAGAGTGTACTGACAGTTCCATTACTAGAACACAAGAAATCTCCCCTCTCATATTAAGCAGTGTCGTACATTTACCAATGCCATCTACTGAAATACTTGAAGAAAACGATATCAACTTAAGAGGGTATGATCTTATTTTGGGTGCAAGTTCAGACAATCCATTGATGATATTGAATGAGCAAAATACCAGTAAAAcattttccccagaaaaaaaggaagacccAACAACAAGTGCTGAAACTAACTTATCAATGGAACGCCACGTTGTTGAAATTTTGGCGGGTACAGAAATTCCATCATTAATTTATAAGGTACCTTTGACCCTACAAGAAGAAGAGGTGCTGTCAGATGGAGTAAATAAAGTGGATAAAAATGAACTAGCTAAAGAAACAGAGGCAAAACAACTTTCCAAAGACCTCGATCCTGTCTCTGATCAAAACTTGACtagcaaaatgaaaaatttgaaggaAAATAATGTTCCTGCCGAGTCTAAAAAAGGCAATCAACAAAATAAGACTCAAGAAAACTCCGATACAAACCAAtcatttgaggtttttttgAGAATAACGGATTCAGATAGTTTTCGAACTGGTGATAAGGATAAGGACAATGACAAAAAGCTTGAAAAGCCAAGGCAGGAAAATGGTATTGTCAGTGACTCAAAGAAAGATGAAGCAAATTATGCCAGTCAGGTTGAAAATGGAGAAACTAATATGCCTTTCTTAAAAGCACACAACAAGTATGACAAAAGAAAACGTACTAATAAGGCAAATGATCATACTAAAAATGGTATCAAACTTTCACATGACAAGATTACTCAGaacgaaacaaaaatagaaatttccagaaaaaaatccaataatAAAAGTCAAGAACAACCGAAGAAAAAGGTCAAGAGCCAAAGAGACCCTGGCAATACCCCGAACGTATTTGACAATCCACTAGCAGCAATGATGTTTGGTATGGCTCACTTAGCGACTGGTGCGAATAGTAACATGGAGTTTTTTAAGATGTAA